Part of the bacterium genome is shown below.
CGTAGGACGCCCGCTGACGCGCACCTCGGCGCCCGCGAGCCGCGCCAGCGCATCGCGCTGCGCGCCCAGGAGCTCGATGTCCCCACCGCCGCCCGCCGGCCGCAGGACCACACGCGTGAGTGGCGCGGCGCCGACGACGGCGACGGTACCGCTCAGCGTGTCCACCGCCGCGGCCGAGGCCGCGTCCGGCGCGCCGCGCGCCGGCACGGCGCCGCTGTTGCACGCGGCCGCACCGCCCATCAGCGCCGCCGCGACGATGAGACCTGCACCCGTTACGCGCATCACTGGACCCTCACGATGTGGAGGCCGAGCGTCGTCGGCGGCGCGCCGCCGGACGCCGAGGCCAGTTCAATGGTCTGCGGCCCCGTCTGCGCGCCCGACAACTCGAAGATGGACGCGGTGCCCGCCCGGAGCGTCGGCACGGACACATCGAAGTCGCCGAAGGTGATGGCGCGGGGCACGAGGGGGTAGGGGTGCGGGAACGCATGAGGCTGGACCTCGTGCAGGTTGGTGAACATGTCGTACAGGTTCCAGCTCAACATGCGGAGTCGCGACCGCGCGGGATCGAAGCCAGGCCGATCGTCCAGCGCCAGCGCGAGCACGTAGTCCGCCACCATCTCCCCGAAGCTCAGCCCGGTCTGGGCCTCGAGATTCGCCACCCCGCGGAGGGAGGACTGCTGCGTCAGCGCTCGCAGGAACGCGGCCTCGTCCGAGGCGGTGTGGTCAACGGCCCAGCGCACGAGCGCCCAGGCGCTGCCGTAGAAGGAGAAGTCCTCGGTCCCCTCAGGCCGGCCGAGCGGCGTGGACGTCTCGTTCTGCTCCAGGTAGTCGCCGAGGCCCACGAACGCCGACCACATGCCGTACGGCGTGCCTGCACAGGCGGGGTCCTGCCGGACGAAGATCACACACCGCATGCCCACGGCGTAGGTGGTGTTGCCCTTCCAGATGAAGCCCAAGATCTCGCGCATGAGCAGTTCTTCGGCGATGCGGGCCGTGCCCTCCTCCAGCCACTCCTCCTCGGCCACGCCGTTGCGGGAGATCCGCTCCGCGAAGGACGCGATGTGCTTGACCTCGTGGCTCAGCACACCCCGGGTGTACCGGTACCACGCGTTGGAGCTGACGTTGAAGTCGAACGGATCGTCGCTCAGCACGGTCGGCACCGAGCCGTAGAAGATCTCCGCCTGGTTGCTCTGGCTGCACTGGCTCCGCGGGAAGAGGTCGCCGGAGAAGACGAACGCGAAGACGTTGCCGTTGAAGTCGTTGATGACCTTGCTGAACAGCATGTAGAGGCGCCCGTTGGCATCCGTGGCCGGGTCGAGCTTGAGCGGGTCGCCGAAGTACTGCGTGATGATGCGGTGGATCGTGTTGTCGTACTCCTCGCCGAGCTTGACATAGAGCGAGTCGATGCGCCCGGCCAGCGGCGCGTCGACGTCCTCGAAGACGACGGCGCGGGTGCCCGAGTACACCACGCGGCCCACGACCTCGATGGGGTTCTGGCAGAGGTTCGCCGAGTCGATGTTCGGGATCCGGAACCGCACCGTGTCGCCGACGGCGGGCGGCGCCGAAGCGGCGACGGCGGCCGCGATGCGTGCGTTGGCCGCCACGCCCGCCGCGTCCCGCGCCGCCGGACGCCGCGGCCCCACGCGCCGCAGCAGGTCCAGGTTCAGCGCGAGCATGCGCTCGTGCGCAGCGCCGCGCTCCCGCAACGCGCGCTGCAGCTCTTCCTGCGGGCCGCTCGCCAGGACGTGTGACGCGGGCTGCCGCGCGAGGAGCGCAGCGGCGACCATCGCGTCCGCCGCAGGCGGCGCGACGTCCGCGATCGCGGGCGCCTGGTCCGCCGCCGCCGAGCCGCTTGCGCCGCGGAGCCGGAACGCGCTCGTCGAGCTGAGCACCGTGCTCCGGTTGAACACGGCGATCACGTAGCGTCCGCCGTCGTTCGGCAGCTCGTTGCAGCGGACGGCGCTGGCGTCCGCGATCAGGACGGACTCGCCGGGGCCGAGCGAGCGCCGGGTCGCGACCTCGAGCGGATGGTCAATGGACCCGCGCGCGCCCGCCACCGTCACCACGACGGGCACCGGCCCGGTGGGGCGGCAGGGCAAGCGGTCGGCGTCCGGGACCGTGATGGTGAGTTCGTTGGGCGACGCCGCGGTCACGGCGGCGGCCACGCCGGCCACGGTCACCGTGTTCTCCGCCGGGTTCGCCGCGAACCCGCCGCCGGTGATGGTGGCGGTGATGCCGGGTCGTAGCACCGCCGGCGCAATGGAGGTGATGGTCGGCGTGGTCAGCGGCGCCGCGTCCACCGTGAACACCGTACTGCCCGCGCCCTCCACCGAGGCCTGCGCACGCTGCTCGCCGACCTGGACGCCGAGCACCCAGACCGCCTCGGCGCGGCCGTCCGGGCCGCTCGCGCCGCCGGAGATGGTGCCGCCTCCCGAGATGACCGTCCAGTTCACCGCAACGCCCGGCATGGGATCGCCGCGATTGTCCAGCACGCGCACGGCGAGCGATACGCTGGTGCCCGCCGTCGCCGAGATGGGGCTGGGGGTCAGCGGCTCGACCACGGCCGGCGTACGCGGCCCGCCAGGGTCGTCGCCACAGGCGCTCGCGATGCCGAGGACGAGGAGGGCGAGGAGGGTAGAGTACGACGCCGGGCGTTGAACGGGCATGCAACATCCTCCGCAGGACGGGTCCAGGCGCTCTAGCGTTGCGGGCTCCCATCCGCCGGCAAGGCCGGGGATCGCTGCTCGCGCCCCTAACCTGCCGGCCGGCATCGAATCTAGCCCTGCCGGCCGGCGCCGGGTAGTTCTCGCCGACAGGGCTCCAGGCCCGATCGCGCGGCGTTCGGACCGTCCCCATACGCGTCACGCGTCCCCGCACCGCACGCGGACGGGGTTCTCGGTACACGAAAAAGGGCGCGGAGCACGAGAGCTCCACGCCCCACGGGAGATCAGCGCTCGGACAGCGGCACGTAGTCCCGGGCGTCCGGCCCCGTGTAGATCTGGCGCGGCCGGGCGATCCGCTGTTCGGGGTCGGTCAGCATCTCCTGCCACTGCGCGAGCCAGCCCGCCGTGCGCGGGATCGCGAACAGCACGGGGAACATCTCGACGGGGAACCCCATCGCTTGGTAGATGATCCCCGAGTAGAAGTCCACGTTCGGGTACAGCCGGCGCGAGACGAAGTACTCGTCCTCGAGCGCGATGCGCTCCAGCTCCATCGCCACGTCGAGCAGCGGGTTGCGGCCCGTGACCTCGAGCACCTGCTCTGCCATTTCCTTGAGGATGCGGGCGCGCGGGTCGTAGTTCTTGTAGACGCGATGGCCGAAGCCCATCAGCCGGAACTCGCCCTGCTTGACCCGCTTGATGTATTCCGGGACCCGGTCCTTGCTGCCGATCTCCTGGAGCATGCGCAGCACCTGCTCGTTGGCCCCGCCGTGCAGCGGCCCGTACAGCGCAGCCGCCGCCGCGGCCACGCAGACGTACGGATCGGCCAGCGAGCTGCCCACGCTGCGCATCGCGTTCGTGCTGCAGTTCTGCTCGTGGTCCAGGTGCAGGATGAACAGCACGTCGAGCGCGCGTTCGAGCACGGGCTCCGGATGGTACCGCGCTTCGGTCATGCGGTACATCATGCTCAGGAAGTTGCCCGTGAAGCTCAGCTCGTTGTCCGGGTAGGCGTACGGCAGGCCCATGCGATGCCGGTAGGCGAAGGCGGCGATCGTGGGCATCTTCGCGATCAGCCGGATGATCTGCCGGCGCCTCGTCTCGGGGTCCTGGACGTTGCGCGCCTCCGGGTAGAAGGTCGAGAGCGCCGCAACGGTGCTCACCAGGATGCCCATCGGGTGGGCGTCGTAGTGGAACCCGTCCATGAACTTCTTGATGCTCTCGTGAATGAGCGTGTGGTGGGTGATCTCACGGGTCCACTCCCGCAGCTCCGCCTCGGTGGGCAACTCGCCGTGCAGGATGAGGTACGCGGATTCGAGGTAGGTGCTGTGCTCCGCGAGCTGCTCGATGGGGTAGCCGCGGTAGCGCAGGATGCCTCGCTCTCCGTCAATGAACGTGATGGAGCTCCTGCACGAGGCCGTGTTCATGAACGCGGGGTCGTAGCTGAGCAGGCCGAAATCGTCGTCGGATGCCTTGATCTGTCGGAGCTCCGCGCCGGGAATGTGCGCGCCGTAGGTGGGGTAGGTCCCGTACCGGATGGGCAGTTCGTAACGCTTGCCCGTGCGATTGTCGATGATCGTCAGGGTGTCCGCCATGCTCCGCCTCCAGTGTGCACCGCCGCCGTGCGCGGCCCGTGCCGCGCCGCCCCGGGTGATACCACCGAACACAGCGGCCGTTTCCCTGTCCCGCCGTCCGCATCCTCGTCGCCGACCGGGGCGGGAACCGTCGGTGCGGCTCCGGGCCACGGCCCGGGCGCTGACGGGGGGGCGGCGCGGCGGACCGGATCTTGCCCTGTATCCCGGCGGGAGTGCGGCCGGCCGCCGCGGGGTGGGGCCCGGGTGGTTGCGGGGCGTCGGCGCGCCGGCCCGCCTCCCTCATTGGTGCACGCACCCACTGCATTCCTCTGCATCCCGCTGGTCCCGCGGCCAGTGACTCCCCGTCGAGCCGATCTGGCCCGGCAACCCACCGGCGCTTGACGGCCTGAGCGCGAAGGGCCGGGGCCGGCCGCCGAACCGCGGGTGTCAGGGCGGAGCCCGCCCGGCGCGCGCCGCGGCCGGCTCCGAGAGCCGGGGTGCCCGGCTCGTTGGACGCGGGAGCCGTCCCCCCGTATGTTTGGACACATGCCGAACGCTGGTCGGGCCTACCGGGGCTCGGGTCTGCGAAACAGCCGGGCGACCGCGCTGGGGCTCACGGTCCTGCTGTTCCTGGCAGGGCTGGTGGACCTCATCGCCGGGCACGGGTGCCCGCACCACGATGCCCTGCCGGTCAGCCGGGCGGACGAGGCCGTGCATCCGGCCGGCCACGCCGGCGCCCCGGACAATGGTGCCGCGCCGGCCGACGCGCCGCAGCATGGGCCGTGCACCTGCGTCGACTCCTGCCCGGCCGGCATCGGCGAGCCTCTGCCCGTGGCCGCGGATGCGCGCCCGGTCCCGCTTGCGGAGCGGGGTTCGGTGCCGGGGCCGCGCGACCCGGGTCGGCTCCCGACCCGCCTCGTTCCCTACCTCCTCCCCTACGCCCACGCGCCTCCCCCGATCGGCTGATCTCAGCACGAGGTCGGTCCGTGGTGCGGCCGGGCGCGGCCGCACGTCGCAGACGTGTGTTCAGCCGAAGGAATCGGGAGGAGACTCATGCGCATTTCGATCATCGGGCGCGCGGGTCGTCGCGCGCCGTCAGCCGGAGGCGCCGTGCTCGGTGTGCTCCTGCTGGTGCTGTGCTCTGCCCTGCCGGCCGCCGGCCAGCCGAGCGGCCGGATCGAAGCCGTCATCTCGGCCGCATCCGGCGCGCCGCTCGCGGGCGCGGAGGTCCGTATCGAGCCCGCCGGCCTCGCCGGGGTGACGGGCCCCGACGGCCGGGCCGTGCTCGGGCCCCTCGCCGCGGGCGAATACACGATCGTCGTGCGCCTCATCGGCTACCGCCAGGCGCGGCGCACCGTCCGCGTGGACGCCGGCGAGACCGCCCTGCTCCGGATCGCTCTGGCCGATGACCCGATCCGTCTCGACGCGCTCGAGGTCGCCGTGCTCCGGCCGGACCTGCGGCCGGCCACGACGCTGGACGAGCGCCGCGTGGCGGAAGCCAACGCCCACGACCCGGGTGCCGTTCTACGTTCGCTCCCGGGTCTCGACGCGGTGCGCCGTGGCGCGCTGGGGTTGGACCCCGTGGTGCGCGGCCTACGCGAGACGCAGCTCGGCGTCTACGTGGACGGCGCGCGGAGTTTCCCGGGCGGGCCGGGTGGCATGGACACGCCGCTCTCCCACGTGGACCCGTCGGCGATCAAGTCCCTCGAGGTGATCAAGGGCCCGTACGCGTTGACGTGGGGCGCGGGCAACATGAGCGCCATCCGCGTCGAGACGCTGCCGCTGCCCGCGGACGGCGCAGCGCCGCTCCGCGGCCGGATCTTCAGCGGCTACGACTCGAACCTGGATGCCGCCGAGTTCGGGGGCGAGGCAACGGGCGTGGTCGGCGGCATCGCGTACGCCCTGGGGGGCGGCTGGCGGCGGGGCGACGACTACACCGCCGGCGGCGGCGCCGTGGTCCCGGCGCGGTTCCGGAGCGGCGAGGCCCGGGCGAAGCTCGGCTTCGCGGTCACCGCCAACTCGCGCCTCGTGCTCGCGGGCTCGTTCCAGGCGCAGCGTGACATCGCCTACCCGGGCCGGCCGCTCGATGCCGAGTACTTCGATGTGCTGAACGGCTCGGCCCGCTGGGAGCTGAGCCGGCCGGATGGCGCGCTGCGTGGCGTGGACGCGCTGGTCTACGCGTACAGCATCGACCACGAGATGAACAACGACCGCAAGCCCACGGCGCGGCCCGACCCGTCCCGCATGCCGCCGTTCCCGCTCGACATCGACACCTACTCCGGGATCCGGGTCTACGGCGGCCGCCTGGCCGCCCACCTCGACGCGGGCCGCGACTGGCGGCTCGAGGTGGGCGGCGACGTCTATCACGCGTCCCACGACGCGCGGCGCCGCACCGACCGGCGCGACACGGGCGACCCCGTCTCGCGCGACCTGATCTGGGGCGACGCGCGCATCGCCGATGCCGGCTTGTTCGCCCGGGCCGAGCGGCGCGTGGGCATCCTCGACATCTCGGCCGCCGTACGCCTCGACCGGGTCTGGGCCGATGCGGACAGCGTGAGCGAGTTTTTCCGGGAGAACGTCACCGGCGAACTCGAGGCGCGGGAGACCAACCTGAGCGGTGCGCTCACCGCGGCCGTGCCGCTCGGCACACACTGGCGGCTGTCAGTGGGACTCGGCTCGGTGGTCCGGACCGCGGATGCCAACGAGCGGTACTCGGACCGCAACCCGGCGCGCAAGATGCAGATCGGAGCGGAGTTCATGGGCGACCCGTCGCTGGAGCCCGAGCGCAGCACCCAGGTGGACCTGTGGCTCGAGGCCAACTATCCGCGGCTCGCCCTCTCGTTCAACGTCTTCGGCCGCCGTATCGACGATCACATCACCATCGAGCCGACCGACCTGCCGCGCCGCAGCGCCATGAGCGCGCCGACCGTCTACCGCTACGTGAACGGCGAGGCGACCTACTGGGGCACGGAGGCCATGGCCACGGTCCGGCTGCCGCATGCGCTCACCCTCTCCGCCGCGGCGGCGTACCTCTACGGCCGGGACGACACGCTGGACGAGCCGGCGTTCGGCGTGCCGCCGCTCCGGGGCGACGTGCGCCTGCGCTGGGAGCCGGGTTATCGGGGACTCTTCCTGGAAGGCGCGTGGCGCGGCGTCGCCCGGCAGGACCGCGCCGCCACCTCCCGCGGCGAAGTGCCGACGCCGGGCTACACCACGCTCGATGTGCACGGAGGCATCGAGCTGGGCCGCCGCATGCGCCTCCGCGCCGGCGTCGACAACCTGACCGACGAGTCGGTGATCAACCACCTGAACGCCACGAACCCGTTCACGGGAGCGCGGATCCTGGAGCCCGGCCGCGTCTTCTCCGTGCGCGCGGACGTGCGGCTCTGACCCCGGGACGCACGGGCGGAGCCAGCGCGTGGAGCGGCGTCGCCTCGACGCCGCTCCACGCGCACGTCCCTCTTCGCCAGCCGCGCTCCGCGGCGGACGCAGGGTTCCGGCTCGACGCTGCGGCGGGTATCCGTATCGGCCTTGCCAAACGGTGGGCGCTCCCCTACTCTACTGCTCGCCGCCGCATCCGTCTTTGGCGGCGCGGACGACGATCCCTGTGTGCGTCCGTCGCCACGTACCCTTTCCCCGTGGATTCCGCGCACTGCCGGTGCGGCCTTCGCCGGCGGTGCCGTGTCTCCCCTTTGATCGCGGCGCGCGAGGCGCCGCACGCCAGTGGCGGCATTCGCCGCCGAATCGCGGTCGCGGAGGGTGGGGCCTCCCGAGCCGTGATCGCAGGAAGAACGCGATCCCCTCGACCGGAGACCAGACATGCGAAAGACTCTGCTCGCCATCCTCTGCTTCGCCGCCCTCGGCGTGCAGGCGCAGGAGGCCCGGGCTCAGGTCCGCTTCGGTGCGCAGGCCAGCGTTGCCGACGACGTCGACCTCGGCCTCGGCGCCCGTGTGTTGTTCAGCTTGAAGCAGTTCTCGGAACGGCTGGAGGGGATCGCATCGTTCGACTGGTTCTTCCCGGACTCCGGCGCCGGCGTGGACTGGACGTACTTCGAGCTCAACGGCAACGTCGTCTATTCGATTCCTCTCTCCAACACGTCTGCGTTGCGGCCCTACGCCGGCGGAGGGCTGAACATCGCGCGTTCGAGCGTCGAAGTGAACGTACCCGGGCGGCCCTCCGCCAGCGACACGGAGATCGGGCTGAACCTCCTGGGTGGTTCCAAGTTCGGCTCGGGCCGTATCACGCCGTTCGCGGAGTTGCGTCTCGAGCTGGGCGGCGGGGAGCAGTTCGTCATCAGCGGCGGGATCCTGTTCTGAGCCGGGCTCGGATCTCTCGGCGCGTGGCGAAGGGTGGCCGCTGGAGTGTGCTCCGGCGGCCACCCTCGTAGGGCGCCGACCGTACATCCGTCCAGCCGTCTCTGGCCGGCCCCGTATGATCGGGGGACTCGACGGGCGCACGGCGCCCCTGACGCCGGCGTTCGCGGAGCGGCTCCCAGCGCCGTTCATGCCCGGCACGTGATGGCGCTCCGCCCCCGTCCGGTGTGGGGGGCGGGGGAGCACGCCCGCGGTACGCTCACAGCACGACGGCCCGCGCGATCACGAAGAGCACGGCGGCCACCACCGCGGCGACCGGGACGGTCGCGACCCAGGAGGTCACGATGCGCCGCACGGTCGTGAGGTTGAGGGCGGCGATGCCGTGGCCGAAGCCGACGCCGATCACGCCGCCGACCAGCGTGTGCGTCGTCGAGATGGGCAGCCCGAGGGAGCTGGCGACGAGCACCGTCGTCGCCGCGCCGAACTCGGCGCTGAAGCCGCGGGTCGGCGTGATCTCCGTGATCTGCCGGCCGATGGTCGCGATGACCCTGTGGCCCAGGGTGGCCAGGCCGAGCACGATGCCGCCGCCGCCGAGGAACAGCGTCCACGTCGGCACCCCCACCCGGCCCACCACCTCGGTGAATCCGGTCTGGTACAGAGTGACCACCGCCGCGAGTGGACCCACCGCGTTCGCCACGTCGTTGGCGCCGTGGGCGAAGGCGACGAAACACGCGGTCGCGATCTGGAGCAGTGCGAAGACCCGCTCGACGTAGGTGAACGTGCCGGCGTCCCGCGCGGGCCTCGTCGCCCGCACGAACGCGCCGGCGACCGCGCCGACCGCGGCGCCCAGCCCTGCGGCGATGAGCAGGCTCAACAGAACGGACGGGGCCTCGAAACGGCGGCTGAGGACCTTGTAGATGAACGAGAGCGTCATGACCCCGACCACGACCCCGATGATGTACGGCGCGTAGCGCCGCGTCGCGGCGACGGGATCCGGACTCTCGAGGATCAGCCGCCGTACCGTGATGAAGGTCCCGAACGCCAGCACCCCGCCGAGGAGCGGCGAGACCAGCCAGCTCATGACGATCTGGAGCATGGTGCCCCAGTCCACGCCGCGGAAGCCGAAGCTCACGATCCCGATGCCGAAGACCGCTCCCACGATCGAGTGCGTGGTCGAGACGGGCATCCCGAGAAACGTCGCGGCATGCAGCCAGATGGCGGAGGCGAGCAGCGCGCAGATCATGCCCAGCGCGAGCAGCACCGGGCCATCCTCACCCAGCGGTCCCGAGGGGTCGAAGAGCGCGGTCTCGACGATCCCCTTGCTGATCGTCTCCGTCACGCTGGCCCCGAGCACGACCGCGCCACCGAACTCGAACACGGCGGCCAGCAGGATCGCGCTGACCAGCGTCAGCGCGCCCGAGCCGACCGACGTCCCCATTGCGTTGGCGACATCGTTTGCGCCGATCGTCCACGCCATGTAGAACGCCGCGGCGAGGGCGATGGCGAGAATGATGAGCCCGACGGTCATCGGCGGGCCATCATGAGACGCAGCATGTCCGCCGAATTCTCGGCGTGGTTCGCCACTGCGCCGAGCACACGTAGGATGTTCATCCACATCATCACGGATACTGCACCGATCTCTTCCTCGTGCTCGAACAACACCTTCGAGGCGGTGGCCTGCCGCTGGTCCGCTTCCCACTCCAGGTCGGAAACACGCTTGATGCGCTCCATCATCTTGTCGACCTCGGCGCCGGCGAACGACGCCTCCTGGAGCGTCGGCAGCTCGGCCGCGGCCTCGAACCACGCCTCGCTCGTCCGGATCACGCTGTCCACGAGGTCGAGGACCACGCGCTTCATGGCGGGCGGCGTGGGCGTGCGCCGCATGGTGAGCAGCACGCCCAGGTCCTCTGCGGCGTCGGCCACGCGGTCCTGCTCTCTCAGGAAGAGCAGCACGTCGCCGCGATCGACGGGCAGGAACAGCGACTTGGGCAGGTGGTCCCGGATGTCGTTCTTGATCACATCCGCGTCGTGCTCGAGGCGGGAGATCCGCTCGTAGATCTCCTGCGTGCGCGTCCAGTCGCCCTCGAGGAACGCCTCCATCATGGGCCGGATCAGGACGACCGTGTCGTGCACCCGCTGCGTGTGCTCCGCCAGCGGCCCGAACGGCGACTTCGCGAACAGCCCGAGGATGGAACGCACGTGGCCCTCCCTCGTCAGAGCTTTGCGATCCTGACTTTCGGCGGCGGCCGAAGATAGCGTGCGTCGGGGCCCGTGGCCATAGCGGGGCGGAGCCAGGAGCCAGCACCGCCCGCTGGCCGGCGGCTCGCAGGCGACGAAGCCGGTGCGGGAAAGGCCGGGTCGGGCCGGGCGCCGCGCCCGCGGCACGCCTCTTCCAGGCGCCCGGCCGGCCTCGCCTGGCCGGATCGCCCGGCGGGCCGGCCCCAGGGAGCGGCGGGTCTTCACCCGCCCGGATCGAGCCGGTCGGGGTCGTGCCCCGCTCGACAGCCCGGCGGGCCCTGCGCCCGCAGGATCGAGCCGGTCCGCCGTGCCCGGCCCGATCGCGCCTCGGGTCGCGTGCCCGGCCCGGGGAACCGTCCCCCTGCACGGAGGAGCCCAACGATGGATCTGAAGGACTGCCACCGATGTCTGTGGGCGCTGGCGGCCGCCCTGGTCGCGGCGGGCTGCGGCTCGCCGGACGGCGGCGCGCCGTCCAACGGCCCCGCCCCGCCGGCGGACGCCACGGCCGTGCCCCCGCCATCCGTGTCCGCCGCCATGGAGCAGCCGGCGGCGCCAGCCGTGGACTGGACCGCTGGCGACACCGACCGCCCGGCGACGGCGGGCCGCATGACGACGCTCACGGCGGTGCGGATCGCGAGGCACGAGGGGCACGACCGCGTCGTCTTCGAGTTCTCCGGGAACGGCCTGCCGGGCTACCACATCGCGTACATCGACCGGCCGGTGCGGCAGTGCGGGTCGGGCGAGGTGGTGGAGCTGGCGGGGGACGGCTGGCTGGAGATCCGCATGGAGCCCGCCCAGGCGCACGACGACGCAGGCCGGGCGACGATCACGCAGCGCGAGCTCGCGCCCGGCCTGCCCGTCATCCGGGAGGCGGAGTTGACCTGCGACTTCGAGGGGCAGGTGACCTGGGTGCTGGGCGTGGCGAGTCCCAACCCGTACCGGGTGCTGGAGCTGGCCGCGCCCCCGCGCCTGGTCGTGGACGTGCGGCACTGACGCGGCGCCCTGGCCGCGCCGCCACGGGAGCCTCGTTCAGCGGGCGTTCGCCGCCAGCTCCCGCACGACCTCCGCCACGAGCTCCGTCTTCCGCCGGTCGGCCGCCCCGGCAGCCGCGGCCTCCAGCTCGGACGCCAGCCGCTCGAGCATCTCGCGGCGGGCCCGGCCGCTCGCCCGCTCGGCCCGGTCCAGCGCGACGCGGGCGGCCTGGATGCGGTCCGCGGCCAGGCCGTTGGACCGCTCGAGCTGGTCCAGGTACGCGCGCGCGAGGACGAAGGTGGCCGGCCACTCGAAGCGCGGTTGGCCCTGAGGGTTGAAGTCGCCGAAGCGCACCGTCTTCGCGGCCTCGATCTCGTTGGTCGAGAGGTAGGCGCTCGGCACCAGCTCGAGGATGTCCAGCCCGCGCGCGATCTCGGAGCTGTAGATGTAGCCGTTGTGCCAGTAGGCCGACCAGCTCCCCGCCGTCACCGCGGTCGTGGAGTCGACGGGCCCGCGATCGAAGAACGCGATCTCGATCGGGTTCCTCGGGTCCGTGAAGTCGAAGACCGAGACGCCGCCCTGGTACCAGCCCTGCACCATCACATCCCGGCCCGGGATCGGGATCAGCGAGCCGTTGTGCGCCACGCAGTTCTCCTGCGGGGTCTGCGCGGCGGGGATCTTGAAGTAGCTCTGGAAGCGCAGGCGGTCGTTCTCGATCGTGAAGATCGCGTTGGCTCCCCACTCCTTCGGATCCGTCGCGCGGCACTTGGGCGCGGTGCCGCCGCCCCACTCGTCCGTGAACACGACCTTCGTGCCGTCGTTGCTGAACGTCGCGGAGTGCCAAGCGACGAAGTTGGAATCGGCGACCGCGTCCAGACGCAGCGGGTTGACGGGGTCGCTGATGTCCAGGAGCAGCCCGTAGCCGATGCACGCCCCGGTGGCGCGACCGATCGCGGGATAGACCGTGATGTCGTGACAAATCGAGGTGAGGACGTCGTCCCCCCCGACCGCGCTGTTGATCAGGGCGGGCAGCATCTCGCGCAGCGCCGCGCTGTCGGCGGCCGTCGGCGCGCCGGATCCGCCGCGACCGGCCACGATCTGGGCGAGGAGCTGGTCCGTCATCTCGCTGGGCAGGACGATCTCCTCGCCGAGGAGACCGACCTCGACGACGAACATACCGCGCGCCTTCGCTTCCGCGATCTCCGCGGCGTCCGCCGGCGCCATGGTCGCGCGTCGCGGCGGCGGGAGCAGGCCGGCGAGGATGCGCGGGCTGCTCACCACCGCCGCCTGCTCCGGGTTCGCGAGCGGGACGCGGATGACATCGATCCGGGACATGACGGAGGCGCTGTCCTTCTCCGGTCTGGCGCTCGAGCAGCCCGCCAGCTCGGCCTCCGGGCGAGAGGGGGCGGTGCCGGAGACGTAGATGTAGACGTTCTCCCTGTCACCCGGGTGCTCCAGCACCGTGTGCGTGTGCGAGCCGCGGCACGTCTGCACGTTGGCGACGAGCTTCGGGCTCCGGATGTCGCTGATGTCGAAGATGCGGACCCCGCGCACCCGGTCCGGGCTGACGACCTCCGGGATCGGCGCGGTGCCGCAGTCGAGCCGCCCGGTGGTGGGACTCTCGACCGAGACGAAGAGCAGGTTGCCGTAGACGGACACGTCGTTCTGGTCGCCCGGACAGACGTGGGCCGTCACGAGCTGCGGGCGGCTCGGGTCCGTGACGTCCCAGACCAGGATGCCGTGGAAGTTCCCCTGGATGACGTAGTTGTCCTTGAACGCCAGGTCCGAGTTCCACGAGCCGATGAAGTCGGGCGGCGGCGGCGTGCTCGAGACCAGGCGCATGTTCCACACGGCCTCCTCCGCATCCAGCAACCCGCCCCTGAGCCCGACCCGCGGGTCGGGATCCGGCGGGCCGGCCTCCCGGACCAGCGTCGCGGGTCGCGGGGCCGGCGGCGGCGGTGACGACGCGCACGCGGCGGCGCC
Proteins encoded:
- a CDS encoding citrate (Si)-synthase translates to MADTLTIIDNRTGKRYELPIRYGTYPTYGAHIPGAELRQIKASDDDFGLLSYDPAFMNTASCRSSITFIDGERGILRYRGYPIEQLAEHSTYLESAYLILHGELPTEAELREWTREITHHTLIHESIKKFMDGFHYDAHPMGILVSTVAALSTFYPEARNVQDPETRRRQIIRLIAKMPTIAAFAYRHRMGLPYAYPDNELSFTGNFLSMMYRMTEARYHPEPVLERALDVLFILHLDHEQNCSTNAMRSVGSSLADPYVCVAAAAAALYGPLHGGANEQVLRMLQEIGSKDRVPEYIKRVKQGEFRLMGFGHRVYKNYDPRARILKEMAEQVLEVTGRNPLLDVAMELERIALEDEYFVSRRLYPNVDFYSGIIYQAMGFPVEMFPVLFAIPRTAGWLAQWQEMLTDPEQRIARPRQIYTGPDARDYVPLSER
- a CDS encoding TonB-dependent receptor; the encoded protein is MRISIIGRAGRRAPSAGGAVLGVLLLVLCSALPAAGQPSGRIEAVISAASGAPLAGAEVRIEPAGLAGVTGPDGRAVLGPLAAGEYTIVVRLIGYRQARRTVRVDAGETALLRIALADDPIRLDALEVAVLRPDLRPATTLDERRVAEANAHDPGAVLRSLPGLDAVRRGALGLDPVVRGLRETQLGVYVDGARSFPGGPGGMDTPLSHVDPSAIKSLEVIKGPYALTWGAGNMSAIRVETLPLPADGAAPLRGRIFSGYDSNLDAAEFGGEATGVVGGIAYALGGGWRRGDDYTAGGGAVVPARFRSGEARAKLGFAVTANSRLVLAGSFQAQRDIAYPGRPLDAEYFDVLNGSARWELSRPDGALRGVDALVYAYSIDHEMNNDRKPTARPDPSRMPPFPLDIDTYSGIRVYGGRLAAHLDAGRDWRLEVGGDVYHASHDARRRTDRRDTGDPVSRDLIWGDARIADAGLFARAERRVGILDISAAVRLDRVWADADSVSEFFRENVTGELEARETNLSGALTAAVPLGTHWRLSVGLGSVVRTADANERYSDRNPARKMQIGAEFMGDPSLEPERSTQVDLWLEANYPRLALSFNVFGRRIDDHITIEPTDLPRRSAMSAPTVYRYVNGEATYWGTEAMATVRLPHALTLSAAAAYLYGRDDTLDEPAFGVPPLRGDVRLRWEPGYRGLFLEGAWRGVARQDRAATSRGEVPTPGYTTLDVHGGIELGRRMRLRAGVDNLTDESVINHLNATNPFTGARILEPGRVFSVRADVRL
- a CDS encoding phosphate permease, which produces MTVGLIILAIALAAAFYMAWTIGANDVANAMGTSVGSGALTLVSAILLAAVFEFGGAVVLGASVTETISKGIVETALFDPSGPLGEDGPVLLALGMICALLASAIWLHAATFLGMPVSTTHSIVGAVFGIGIVSFGFRGVDWGTMLQIVMSWLVSPLLGGVLAFGTFITVRRLILESPDPVAATRRYAPYIIGVVVGVMTLSFIYKVLSRRFEAPSVLLSLLIAAGLGAAVGAVAGAFVRATRPARDAGTFTYVERVFALLQIATACFVAFAHGANDVANAVGPLAAVVTLYQTGFTEVVGRVGVPTWTLFLGGGGIVLGLATLGHRVIATIGRQITEITPTRGFSAEFGAATTVLVASSLGLPISTTHTLVGGVIGVGFGHGIAALNLTTVRRIVTSWVATVPVAAVVAAVLFVIARAVVL
- a CDS encoding TIGR00153 family protein is translated as MAVLQIHRWAPPCRGTVPRAGHATRGAIGPGTADRLDPAGAGPAGLSSGARPRPARSGRVKTRRSLGPARRAIRPGEAGRAPGRGVPRARRPARPGLSRTGFVACEPPASGRCWLLAPPRYGHGPRRTLSSAAAESQDRKALTREGHVRSILGLFAKSPFGPLAEHTQRVHDTVVLIRPMMEAFLEGDWTRTQEIYERISRLEHDADVIKNDIRDHLPKSLFLPVDRGDVLLFLREQDRVADAAEDLGVLLTMRRTPTPPAMKRVVLDLVDSVIRTSEAWFEAAAELPTLQEASFAGAEVDKMMERIKRVSDLEWEADQRQATASKVLFEHEEEIGAVSVMMWMNILRVLGAVANHAENSADMLRLMMARR